The genome window TTTCCGAGGCCGATCCCATCCAATGCGCTGCCGCCTGTCTGTGTTCCATCCTCTGCAGCCTGATCCCGCTGCTTGCTGCTGCCGTTGGCCACTATCGTAGAGAATCTCCTCTGGAGCTCGCATCGCTGTCACCTGCATGCAGCGGGAAAATTGCCAGCGCCAAAGCATGCAGTCAATGATTGGTAGTCATCGTGCCATCAACATGTTGATGCGCCCACTACCTATCTTGATTATTGCATCTTGTCGACTTCAGCAATTACTTCACGATCTCATGCACCCTTACCTAATCAGAGTACTCTACCTTCCGATTAAATAAATCGACATCGGCTTTAAGTTCTTATCACTAAACCAATCATCATTGCAATGACTATTATAGATGCTAAATTTTGTTATCAACACGACTTTTGTTGTATTGTGTTTGCGTGATCTGTGCAACTTAATTGTGTGACTGCAATGATCGATCTGCATTGCTTGTATCAGTTCAGGGCGCGGTTGTTTGTCACAAACTCACAGGTAGCATAAGTTCTTCTTTACTTTCCCCATGAGTTGGAGTTTCCGATCAGTTTTctgtttcttcatcttttctAGTTAGTTGCATGGATTTGAGGTCCATTGGATGGTAGGAGTGATGAATCAGTTGAATTTGCAAAATCACCTTATGAACAAAACTTTCTGTTTGAGCTCTCAATTTCCCAGTCAGTAATTTGCTGCAACTGCAGAAATTATTTTGTTCATTGATCGGTCCCGTTTATATGTTTGTGAAATTCGTGCCATCTGTACCTGTTTGCGTGACTGTTATTTGGTAGTATCAAATTGATTATTCAATCGTACGCTTGAGTTAACCTTGTGGAACAGACTCACAAAGCGCACTCTTTTGACCTGCAATTCGTGCCGGTTCTGTATGTCTCTTGGACTCGCTTAATTAAACGATGGGTTTGTTAAGCATTTTATGCTTGTACTTGTAGTACACATGACAAAGCCTATCTTCATTCACCATTTTGTTTTGCAGGTGTTATGCTCGCCTTCTCCCTGGGGCCAAGAACCGCCTCAAGAAGAAGTGTGGCCACAGCAACCAGGTTAGCCTTAGTTTCTCCAATCACCAAAACCATGTTATTGGTCTTATTGGCATTGTCCAAATATGACTCGTGATCCATGTTTCAGAGTTGTTGTTAGTTGGCATCACTGTGCTATAGTTGCTGACACTCACACCTAGCATTTTAGACCTTGATGTTGTTTACAGTTTCAGTTCTGGTCGTATGTTATGCCTGCTTTAGATTTATGGTGTGTGCATTATTCAGCCTCTCTACTGCTAAGTTCTTATGTAAGAACAGTTTGTAACAAATTTATATATGCTCAGAGTTTTCTATTAGTGGTATTGCTAACGATAACATTGTATAGTTCCAGTGAtcaatctcctcctcctcattgtTTTGTCTGATGTATTTTGTCCAATCCATTCTTTTCAGCTAAGGCTAAAGAAGTGCCGGGACAGGCATAGGTTCAGCTAAGGCCAAAGAAGTGCCGGGACAAGTTCAGGTTCTGAAGAGCCATCCATCAGTTCAATCAACTCTCTCGGTTTTATAACAGATTTACCAGTCCTTCTAGGTCTTGCTGCTTCGTAAAATTCCTCCTTGATATTGAACATCGAGTACTCTTCTGAATACTTGGGTTATCCTGATGGCATGGTTAAGAAATGCTAGTTAATATGGTAGCTTAATTCTCCTGGCTGGAATGAGCACTTCCCTGCTCTCTATGCTGCTCCTTTTTCTGTCTTTTAAGGTTTGCTGAATGTTGAATTCTGGTTACTCTTTTGAATAGTTGGTGGTGTGTTTTGGTTAACTGTTAACATGGTAGCATGACTCTTATGGAGTTCTGATCGGAAGGAGCTCTAGCCTGCTTCATATGCCGTTGTTTTTCAAGGATCATTCTGAACCTAGGCATTTGCAAAAACACTGCCCTTGTACCATTACTCGGTAAATACTAGCTGTAGATAGTTCCTTGATTACACACAATGGATTAGAGTGAGTTGATGCTTTTGTGTGGTTGTTGGAGTAGGTGCAACTGCCTCCTAGTATAGTTAGATCACTTGTAGTACTccatcttaaaaaaatagatgatgttttaGAGTTAAGTATAAGtattaagataaaaaaaaaaaaaaaatcatcttacCCACTATTAATACCATCCATTGCATGAGAAATAAGATTTACATTGGAAAGGAAGTTACTTAATAAAATAGTAAGATTGAAAAACTTATACTAAAGTTATTTTAAAATCGTAGAACGTCATAGATTTTGAATATTGTATAATGGACTAAAATATAGTCTATTTTGATACGAGGGAGTAATACATTTTGCTTGAACATATGTAATTGAGGAACATTCTGGGGAATGAAACGAAACCCTTGATTATGATGCTCGATTTGTTCCCGTCCAAGCATCCAATCCCTACTCGCGCCCATATTCAGCTCTCGCCGCAGCCGGTGAGTTTGGATCTGCTAGCTTAGTGGGTGCGCTACACCAAACCCCTCTAATTCTGGACTAGCAAAAATTCCTATGAAGATCAAGATTTTTCTCCGGTTGTTAGAACAGACTTCTTTACTAACCAGAGATAACATGATAAAAAGAAAACGGAACGGGGATGGGAAATGTTCCTTTTGTACACGGAATGAAACATAACATCTCTTTTTCTTATGCCCTATTGCCAAAATGACATGGGGATTCGTTGCtttatgcatttgaagctgatTGTATTCCTAATTCTGTACGTCAGTATTATATTTGGGTTAACAAGTTCTTACCCAATGGTCAATAGATGCATGTGATGGGCTTAGCAACCATTTGTTGGGCTGTATGGAAGGCACGGAACAAAGCATGTTTTTCCATGCATGCTCTTTTCTTAAATTCTGCACAGATCTTCTCAAGGGTATGAGTAAGAAGAATTTGCTACGTAGAGTTAAAGGTTTGATGCAGACAATGCCTCGATACAAAAGCGCGACGTGATGTGGTTCATGAGGCCGTCCAATCTACCAGGGCGGATGTAGTTTGTTTCCAGGAGACGAAGctgaaaatatatttaaaaataataataaattcgGAGGCTGGGAATATACAGAGAGAATGAGGGATAGAAAGCAACAGATCTGAGGAGCGTGAGTCAACCCAGCAGGCAAGTATAAAAATGAGTAATTTTGTATTACGTGTGGGATAAAAATCACAGTGGTAATGTTatacagagaaaaagaaaaaagaactgcTACAAACTTGTCTGGGTGACAATGCCATTGAGCCCTGGGATTTTTTCTTGGCTACTTTGAAGGAGAACAGCTCTTTTAGGGTTGGAGAGCAGGAGCTGTTGCATGTCCTTCGGGAGGACACTGAATGCTGCTTGGAGGTCTCCCTTCAATTTCTGGCATGCTGCTATTGAATCAGCACTTCCTTTTCCAGAGCTCTGGAGGGAGAAGAATAAGAACAACAAATAACATTAGGGCCTCCACTGGATAATGTCTATAGAACATAGATGACTGAATAACAGAACAGGGATTTTGAGCAAGCTAACTGTATATTCCATTGACCTCTAATTCTCTATATGCTATATACCACTAAGGAATTTCATGCCCATTTCTGGTGCAAAAAAACTCTAGTTGCTGGTGTAATTAATGACGGAAAATAGGAACTAGACATAAAACCTCAGATGGTGTAAAGCTGTAAACCATAAACCCCACCGATCAATGTGAAGTCAGAAATTAAAATTAACGAAACAAACTTTTGTTCAAAGAACATAAATGGGAAAGGTTAGTCCAAAAATATCTGGGTATAGAACATAGTTATATGATTTTAGAAAGTAGAGTATAGAGTATTCCATCAATTGGCATTCAATACAAATAACAATTACGAAGTTGTCACACAGTAGAATAGGCATTGGGACATTAACCCAATTTGTCGTTCTTCAAACAAAGAGACAATTTATGCTGCTCTTATTAGCTCCCAACTAGTAATTCAGCTGAAAGATATAATAAATATTCAAGTTGTATTAATTATTATAAAAGATGGGGCATATGCAGTCAAACTAATAGAAAGATTGGCACCAAACAAATTATATGGTCTTGTTATTGAAAGATGGTAGCATGAAGTTTCCAATTGATCAGAATTGAGCAAATAAGTTACTCTTATGGCAGCTAGCAAAATCACTTCTAATATTTAGTTTACTTTATAAGAAACCAACCCAACACCACTAGTGACAGTGATCTGCTCAGTCTAAGAACTTAACTCATGTTCATTTTAAGATTCTGTGGCAAATCACATAAATACATGATCCGAGTCTTTCCCTAAGAGAGCATCTAAGTATTTAGGAAAATTCAGCCATATGCTGCTGATAAATAAACAAGAAGTTTATTCTCAATTAATTATTGCAAGAGATCATTTCAGAACTTTCAATTCCTAGAGTTCATAAATCATGACGTCAGATATACGTTAGGATGCCCCTTATCTCACAAACTGGAGTTCAATTCTAGGTAGAACTTAAGCAACAGAAAGACTGAGTTAGATAGCTGAGTCTTATTTATGTTTCGTATTAGGATAAGATTGCAGTCTTAGGTGGCAAAATCCTCTATATAAAactcatttttttcctttttctttgttaTTTGACATGTTGGATTCTGGGCTGTTCTTGGGCTCATCTTTGTCATAACAACATAGAATCTCTAAGGATGATCAGACTTAAAGTTCCACACCTTGCTGCTGAATAAATGCCGGAATAATGTAATGCTATCACATGTTAAGAAATTGCAAAACTTAGTAcattagattttttaaaatgtGAATAGTTAAGATAGTTACCTCCATCTCTCTGAGAAGATACCGCTCAACAGCATTAAAAGAATCAATCCTCTCCAATTCAGACATCTTTGACATTAGCTTTTCAATGTCAACATTCATGCGAacctgcctccagagcctctgCTGTTCTTGCTCTGCAGCAGCACGTCTTTGCCGGAACCAAGGCATGAAATTGGGGCCTTCCAGGAATCTCCTGTTAAAGATGAGAAGTACAGGTCATGCTTCTTTATTATGCCAGTAATTCAAAGAAGAAACCTAATAAGTtgcttgacaaaaaaaaaatctggctTACCTATATAGGTCCAACCAATTGGACCTCATCCTTTTGGACAAAAATTTCCCTGGACCTCTAGCAGCCAAACCATTGACAAACTCATCTGCGTGAAATGGTGGTAGTAATGGTGGATCAACAAAAGGAGAACTCCCTTCCGATGGTGTTGTAGTTCTCAGATACGGCCCAAAAGGTGCAAGGAAGTTGGTTGTCAACTCCAAGAAATGCCGCCGCAATATCTCATTATTGACTACTGACATGGACTCCTCAATCCTCGGTGACACACCTGCATCAATGAGCCTATTTAGAACAGAAGTATCAGGCTTTGTGGTTGGCGCGTACGTGCTCCATAGCGCTTCCTTGTGCTCTGTCATGAGAGAAAGAGGGCCTTCTCTTCGCAATTTGATGGAATTCAATAGGCCAGTGGGAGAGAACTTATTGACTGCAAGCTTGTCAAACTTGAGCTTCCCTGGCGTCCCATTGGCTCCATTTACCAGCGATTGGCCACCTGCTGGGAGTACCCTAGTGGAATTTGGATTCGGGCTTCCCACGGACACCACATTGGGGATACTCTTAAGACtcttcaagaaaaacaagtTGGTCACGCCAAGCACCATTGGCGGGAACACCTCGCCTTCTGCAAGCGCGTTCAAGCGAGCGAAGTCCGGATCATGGATGGTAAAGTACGTCCGGAAGTCCACGCTATACAAGAGTGGAGCAACAAGGCTAACAAGCCCAGCCACAGCCTCGGAGCACTGAGCCGGGGATGGCGCGACAACCAGTACGGGCTCACCCACCACCATGAGCTCCCAGAGCGTCCATAGGTGGAGGAGCAAGCCGCGGAACGCGGCAAACAGGTCCGCATCGTGGAAGAGCCCGTACGGCACCGAGGGGTTCGCTGGCAGCAGCGCGGGCGGCGGACCAGGGTCGTCGGCCGCTGGCGGGAGGTGCACACGCAGCGCGGCGCTGCCGATCGGGAGCTCCATGGGGCGCCCCGGCACCGGTGCGGGCCACGCGGCGACGTGCGACGCCACCATGGACAGCGCACTGGGTCCCACGTCGAAGCAGAGCGGGCCGAGGATCTGCAGCAGGAGGCGGAAGAGCGAGGAGTAGGGCGCGTGGGAGAGTATGACGACGGACTTCTGTTCGCCGCCGCGGGGGAGGCGCTCGTCCTGGCGCTGGCGGTTGAAGACGAAGCCGTAGAGGAAGGCGCGGCGCGGGGAGGAAGGATCCGGGACGCGGAAGGAGAAGAGGGAGTCGTGGACGGAGGAGCGGTGACGCGGGAGGTGGTGGGACATGGAGTCcgggaaggaggagaaggcgacGAGGCGGTCGAGGCCGCCGCCGGGGGCGGACAGCGCGTCTGGCGGGAAGCAGGCCTCCACGAGCTGCCCGCGCTCCAGGTCGAACCGGATGACGCAGAATGCCCGCGCCCACCGCGCCAGCGCCGCGGGGTCGGGCggcgccgccgcgtccgccccGCCCCGCGGCGAGACGGACGGGATCCGGTTCATCCCCGCGGCCTTTGGGGAGGCAGGGAAAATTAGGGATTTGGAGAGGGCCTGCCCCGGCCGAATTGGGGATGGGGGTGGGTTTGGACTCAGGGGGGCGACGCCGCGGCGAGCGTCAGCGCAGAGCCGCGGGCGTGCGGGACGGACGGGCGGGGCGGCAGGGGAAAAGGGAGAGGCCGCGGCCGGATCGGGAGGGCACGCGTGCGATGTCGGCCGGGCTGGCTGGGCTCGGGCGGGTGGTGCTGACTGGTCTGCCCTGGTGGATTGGGTGCGACAGCCGCGCGGGGCTGGATCGCTGTGTGCGCCAGGTGGGTCTCGCTCATAGTTTGTTCGCTTTTGTTGCTTTGCTATAATTTCGGTTACATGACTCGTATCGGTGCCTGTTTTTgttgggaagtttcttttttgGTTTGATTTTTTGCTGGGATGTCGGCCAGTTATGTTTGGGCCGGAAAATATGATGTGTCGATGTCAATGTCCAGACAACAATCTCGAAGAGGGAGTGTTTGATAAGTTGGCATTTGTTTCGTACTGCTTCACAGGATGACTGGATGAGGACAATAACCTTTGGATTATCCCCTTTCAAAAGGTGTTCACCTTCACTTATGTCTACATTAAACACTTTTTTGTTTGCTCCCATGAAAATAGGGTCGAAGTATTAACTCATTTGGATGTCATATATTGTAATATTATCAAAATCAACAAGCTGGTATACAAGACTCACTTGTTAGTATCATAAAATAATCTTCATATGAGTAACGAATCGTAGTCTCAATTTTTATATCAACTCATACGGTctcagattcaatcaaccaaataaaaattcaGCTTAACATATCCAGATAGATATAACCAACAAAATActattcttttcaacaaatataattcCGCTCGACCTAGCTATACGATGCAGCTTTACGAAACCTCATcgaaaaccaaacacacccctTGCTCCTTGCCTTTGCATTTGTGACGGACTAAGGCTGcgcgacgaggaggaagaggtgaGAATGCACTAGGTCTAGGTGACATGCTTGATCAAACTATTGAGCATGGTGCTACTATTACGAGTAGAGGCATATTCGATAATTCACAGACCGTGCTCACCGGAATCGATCTCTGCATTTCAAGTGCATCGTTAAACTTAATAGTCCCTCGTGCTACCAGCTAGAATGATGTCTGTCATCGTAGCAAACCTTGGCACATAACACGTTTCATGGCCTCTTTCAGTAGCATTCTAGCACGTCACTACATCCTTTATGCCTCCCATTGTCCAGTGTTTGCTTCAAGCAACCGTGATCCTAATCCTACAATGCCACCTCTTTCCTGGACTGCCACTTTCAGAGGATCCATTTCGGTAATCCCTCACAGCCGTTTTGCCCCGTAGGCGTAGTCCACACCGATAGCTCGCAAAGCTACAACTATGAAAACATTGGCCAATGGGGTGACCTGAGTGGCGCCATGCCGGCAAGAGGACGGCCCAAAGTGGGTATAGTGGCAGATTCAACACTATCGAATATAtgactctttttttctttatccttctttctttattctaatatttttttctctttcataCACTGTCAAATTCAGTAGAACCTTCCAAATGCGTTCAGGTAGGAGCCCTGCGCCCCCTCGACCTCTGAGTTGAGTGGGAGAACAGAtgagaagtaaattttataggattctGTTTAAAAAGATCATCGTAAAATTGTATCTATATCATTTATTTCGTGATTTAATAACTAAATTGAATATGAAAGAGAATAAACAAGTATCATcgtaaaaaaaatagtgtagtTTGCAGTACCGGATCATATATCCGTTGGCGTACGGAGAGATCGGAAAATTGAGCTCATCGGAGGCGGGGTCGGGTCGGTGGCGGGTGGGCGCGCCGCGGACGCGCAATCAACTCCCACCTTCCAACCAACCCCGCTGGCCGCTGCCCTCTCGCATACGTACGCCCTCCCGTTCGCCAAACACCTCATGTCCCCTGGCTTTACCTCCTCTCCAGCTTTTATCTTTCGGCGCTAGCTGCGACAGCCCTAGTAGGCTAGTACTGTCTGTCCAAACTGCGTGGTTCCGAACCAGAGCTTTTTCACCGCTGCTTGCTAGTACTAGCCTATGAGGATTTGTTCTCACAACTAACAATTGCTTGTTGGTGTGCGGATGTTTTCCTGGATGATCCTAGGCTAACGTTAGCATACTCTAATAGGTACGGTGCCTGTTACCAGTACTGAAAGCGCATGTGATCAGATTTGTACTACGTCGTACCAGTACCACGTAGTGAAGCACGAACGAGCCATTGAATGACCGAAACTGTATGGCCAGAGGACGTGGGCATTGTGGATCCCGTAATGTGCTTACGGGCTCCAGCTCTACAAATGCTTTCATGGAGCCTAGCTGGTTTCTGAAAGGGCCAGTCCCCGTCCTCTATCATCAAATTTCCTGCTATTTTTAGGGGAATTTTGATTATTTTCCCTTTCTGATCAAACAAAATAACTTATTTTTTGAACGACGAAATCATAATGTGAATCTCCGCAATGCAAAATAAAGCAAGCACGTCTTTTGACAGTGCACTGTCTACCTACGAGCGTACCACCACGAGCGTCGGATTCTACTGCTGTTTCCGATGTTGAAGACAGGCCTCTCCTTTGATTCCGAACCCTCTTTTCCTGTCGATGACTGTTCTTCCCGACAAACCAAAGATGCGCTAGCTACCTGTAGACAGGCCATTTCGGATAACCACAACGCCCTGCGTGTTTCATCTTTTGACACGCGTGCCAGTTGATTTTTGAGTCTTCATCAACCTTTCTTTACCCCAAGACCAATCCGCCAGATTGCACGGTCGTGCTCACCACTTACGCAGGACATGCCCCTCTCGCCACCTCGGCCGGTGCACCGTTTCCAATTCCCCGGCGCCCACCGGCCGCATCGAACAGGAAAACCTTAGGCTAACCCAGTCCTTCCCTCCATCCCGACGCGAAAAATCAAGCCTTTTTCTTTCGTTCATGGGGTCCAATGGCCCGGCCTTTCTCCCTCGGAAGGTGAAGGAAGAAGCTTCAAAACAACTCATCATCCTGCCAACCCGGCAGCCCTCCCCTCCCCTGCCATCTCATTCCACATACTTTCCTCCGGTCTCGCTCGGCTGCAAGGTTCCAAGAACGTCGAGACCAAGCAAGATCACGGTTGTCCATGCTGCGGCCGTAGCCCGTAGGGGTCGTGATCGAGGAGcagccatggcggcggcggcgggcaagCTGGCGGCCGCGCTCCACCGGAGGACGCACAGGGTCACGTCCGCGCTGGCGTACGCGGTCCTGGAGTGGGTCCTCATCGCGCTGCTCCTGATCAACGGG of Phragmites australis chromosome 3, lpPhrAust1.1, whole genome shotgun sequence contains these proteins:
- the LOC133912095 gene encoding uncharacterized protein LOC133912095 isoform X2 produces the protein MNRIPSVSPRGGADAAAPPDPAALARWARAFCVIRFDLERGQLVEACFPPDALSAPGGGLDRLVAFSSFPDSMSHHLPRHRSSVHDSLFSFRVPDPSSPRRAFLYGFVFNRQRQDERLPRGGEQKSVVILSHAPYSSLFRLLLQILGPLCFDVGPSALSMVASHVAAWPAPVPGRPMELPIGSAALRVHLPPAADDPGPPPALLPANPSVPYGLFHDADLFAAFRGLLLHLWTLWELMVVGEPVLVVAPSPAQCSEAVAGLVSLVAPLLYSVDFRTYFTIHDPDFARLNALAEGEVFPPMVLGVTNLFFLKSLKSIPNVVSVGSPNPNSTRVLPAGGQSLVNGANGTPGKLKFDKLAVNKFSPTGLLNSIKLRREGPLSLMTEHKEALWSTYAPTTKPDTSVLNRLIDAGVSPRIEESMSVVNNEILRRHFLELTTNFLAPFGPYLRTTTPSEGSSPFVDPPLLPPFHADEFVNGLAARGPGKFLSKRMRSNWLDLYRRFLEGPNFMPWFRQRRAAAEQEQQRLWRQVRMNVDIEKLMSKMSELERIDSFNAVERYLLREMESSGKGSADSIAACQKLKGDLQAAFSVLPKDMQQLLLSNPKRAVLLQTSSPGNKLHPPW
- the LOC133912095 gene encoding uncharacterized protein LOC133912095 isoform X1; this encodes MNRIPSVSPRGGADAAAPPDPAALARWARAFCVIRFDLERGQLVEACFPPDALSAPGGGLDRLVAFSSFPDSMSHHLPRHRSSVHDSLFSFRVPDPSSPRRAFLYGFVFNRQRQDERLPRGGEQKSVVILSHAPYSSLFRLLLQILGPLCFDVGPSALSMVASHVAAWPAPVPGRPMELPIGSAALRVHLPPAADDPGPPPALLPANPSVPYGLFHDADLFAAFRGLLLHLWTLWELMVVGEPVLVVAPSPAQCSEAVAGLVSLVAPLLYSVDFRTYFTIHDPDFARLNALAEGEVFPPMVLGVTNLFFLKSLKSIPNVVSVGSPNPNSTRVLPAGGQSLVNGANGTPGKLKFDKLAVNKFSPTGLLNSIKLRREGPLSLMTEHKEALWSTYAPTTKPDTSVLNRLIDAGVSPRIEESMSVVNNEILRRHFLELTTNFLAPFGPYLRTTTPSEGSSPFVDPPLLPPFHADEFVNGLAARGPGKFLSKRMRSNWLDLYRRFLEGPNFMPWFRQRRAAAEQEQQRLWRQVRMNVDIEKLMSKMSELERIDSFNAVERYLLREMESSGKGSADSIAACQKLKGDLQAAFSVLPKDMQQLLLSNPKRAVLLQSSQEKIPGLNGIVTQTSL